CTGTTTCAGCTTAAGTTTCATGTCGAAAAAATGGGTTTCGATGTGGTTACCGCTGAAAGTCAGCGTGAGGCTGAGAATATCCTAAAGAATATCAAACCCGATTTAGCCATACTTGACCTAATGATGGAGAACGAGGATAGCGGTTTTATTCTTAGCTACAAGCTAAAACGAATGTATCCCGATGTTCCCGTAATAATAGCCACTGCTGTATCGGCTGAGACAGGCATGTCGTTTGGCATTTCAAGCGAACAGGAACGCCAGTGGATTAAGGCTGATTTATACCTCGAAAAGGGAATTCGCCCCGACCAGTTGCATCGTGAAATTCTCAAATTGCTT
The genomic region above belongs to Tenuifilum sp. 4138str and contains:
- a CDS encoding response regulator yields the protein MASSRKTILIVDDDTDYLFQLKFHVEKMGFDVVTAESQREAENILKNIKPDLAILDLMMENEDSGFILSYKLKRMYPDVPVIIATAVSAETGMSFGISSEQERQWIKADLYLEKGIRPDQLHREILKLLKV